The genomic window caagctctcctgctcacactgccacCTCAGGGAACTCGGGCttgttgtgttttccatctgtttaacttttggttcatttgtgttccttcttttctcctatgtgcagatcttcagggctgtgctgaggatcccctctgagcagggatggcacaAAACCTTttgcacgtgcctccctcacctggccatggtctccctgttcctcagcactggctttgttgcctgcttgaagcccccctccatgtcctccccatccctggacctggcactgccagttctgtactcggtgctgcctccagccctgaagtccctcatctacagcctgaggaaccaggagctcaaggatgccctgaggaaaatgatgactggATGCTTTCCAGAAGCAAAAACCTGCCTGTTTTCAGCTCCATAGGCTAAAGTGTAATCATTAGAGGCCCAGCCTGCCCTCTCAGgttgttttggtggtggtgctttgggggctttttttcttttcctatgttAATGTTGTACCCAACAGATTTTGTTATGCATCTTATTCCCTGTTTACAGGCTGAATGGGACTGTTGACAGGGACTGTGTCAATGAGgagtctgctctgtgtgtattCACATGAAAGAAAGGACCCATCAGCAAGGTCTTTGTTCAAGATCCTTTGGTTGAGTCCATCCCtgaagctggagggcaggaCCAGTTTTGCAGGCGTGGGGCagggaagagtcccagcagagcagcacagccagggagcagcagagcttggtcttttcagagctcctctcttattacttccactctctcctttggagctgctgtgatggtgtaaggccaccagctctgtgcgggtggtgcgagtcctgctgcgtgtcacaggcagggacaggccatgggcactgctgggacacagctgggctccGCCACAGCAGttccatcagcaaagggcatctcctgaaggcactgcaggaaggctttgctctccctgcacagtcACTGTCAGGAAGAGGCCCAAGGAAGAGACTCTAAAGAGGCTGCCTGTGTTCCTTGttctcccagggctcagtgggATGAGATCAGGGTCCCAGTGTGGCCTTCAAGAGACTCAGGTGTGGTTCAGGTTTTGCTTGGTGGTGGCCAGTGCCCACCAGATGGTGAATGGTCTGTGATGAAccttcctggggctctgcagcttgtgccaggcctgatggcaggggaatgttcttctggagggacttgggagctgccaggagaacgcaggggacctgcagggacagtgtgtgCCAGGGATCAGCCGTGAGTGGAGCTCCCTGGGCACAGGCCTGTCCAGGGTGGGCTCACCCAGAGATAAAGGACTGAATGTTTCCTGTGAGCCatgagagctctgcagccccaggggacacagcaggtaCAGGGAAAGGAGTCTGGGCAGTGACTCGTCTGACCCTCTGGAAACTTGCGGAGGAggatccagggcagccccagcccatgcgCCAGCCCTGGAACAAGGCAGGCACCTCGGAGCACCCTCCatggccacagcagagcctgtgtgggagggggtccgtgcagggagcaccatcagctgcagagctctgtctcccagcttgagcagcacagcccagcagaggcagcccatggccccgggcagcacagcccccatgctctgcagagcagcacccccagctcgggggctgtgggcagcagggcagaggctacagcaagggctgctcaggccagcacagacgtgttcccctgggaaaggctctgtggggagctgggatgggccaggagaagagcaggagctcgtgtgtgtgcagaggagccctggcaagaggagccctgtccctgggatagcagcaggagcagcctgaggagccccagagccaactctctgctgctgtgctgggcagcggggccctggggctgcaggagctgcccgaGCTGAGGATCTCCTGAGCATTCCAGACACGGAGTCACTGTCCCGCacctccagtgcctccagttcctgctgcagggccagacaggactgggcttctttgcagggctggggccggggcagggagaggaaaacaatggaCCCTTGATTATAAGACTCCCCTccgtgtcacaatgctctccatggttccacgaggccttgcagtgccacgctggccccttggttcctttGGGCCCCACgctgtcactgtggtgccctTGGTTACACGAGGCCCCACGGTGTCGCAAGGCACCTTTGGTTCTCCGAGGGCCCTCAGCgtctgttttgccagtgggcagggtcagccccaaagacacagacaccaagttCAGGAATAGTGTAAGTTATTagaatgcaaaactgcaaagaatcacaaaaggagaagcccaGCAAAGCACCCAATCATCACTACCAAAGATTGCGTACAGTAatcaagaaagagacagcaccaGTTACCCTCAGGCCTTGCCATCATCCACATCctcacatcagctgggggaagctgtcacagccaaggactggagagccattcccgcaccctgggagttcctgcaggtgcatCCACCTTTGTGGGCAACGAGGCTTCAACCTCGctgtgagagggcccagctttgacagcgtTGAACAAACAAGCCGACATCACTGCTagtgtgggaacatctggtCTCATTCTCCTGTTtggtttctcccaaagcctggccagggctcaaggaggaaccgAGGGAGTTTGATCctaaagccccaaacaaggccagatggggcctcgtccagtttctaaatacagaaaggtcaatccGTGTTTCACCAATGAACATAGAGCATATTGCTACTAATGCTTTGttaatgagcagatacaaatagaacatttggttggaaggttcatctaGATGTCAACTTTGGCTCagagcctgttgttcaggcctcagtcagggcctgttgttcaggcctcactcCTTCAATCAGTCCTTTGACCTAGAGACGAACTGCAACCTTCATAACAATTCTTTTCATCCTACAATCTTAGATTTAAGTATTAGAAATTCTTTGTTGACAAGCCAAAATATCATACGGGAAGTGCTTTAAGGGTATCTTTTCACAATCTTCATCGGAACGCTTAACCCAGCCATGATTAAAGAGCTGTCCGTGAGTTTGATTCCATTTCCCTTTATACTGGCTGCAATTGAACAGTTTACAGTGTGGGTGCATACAACCTATTCCAGGAGACAACATCCATCCACAGACACTTTTTCCTACACATATTCCTCTTTATCCGATTTAGGCAAGAAATGCCTTTTCTATGAAAAGGCAGCGGTCGGGGATCGCCACCCTCGGTCTAGAGCTCTGTTTTTATCGTGAACTGTGCTCAAGTTTCTAACCCACCATTTGGGTTGGGCCAGATGGGCCAGCCAAGGCCAGTCATCGGATCCTTCTGGACTTCCACGCACCCAGCAATTACTGAGGTTAAATGA from Aphelocoma coerulescens isolate FSJ_1873_10779 unplaced genomic scaffold, UR_Acoe_1.0 HiC_scaffold_60, whole genome shotgun sequence includes these protein-coding regions:
- the LOC138101989 gene encoding olfactory receptor 14J1-like — protein: MVDPFDIVENSRQKKELMQRAAEFSLLAAVECYDRYVSLCKPLHYGTLLGSRACAHMAAAAWASAFLNALLHTATTFSLPLCQGSALGQFLGEIPHILKLSCSHCHLRELGLVVFSICLTFGSFVFLLFSYVQIFRAVLRIPSEQGWHKTFCTCLPHLAMVSLFLSTGFVACLKPPSMSSPSLDLALPVLYSVLPPALKSLIYSLRNQELKDALRKMMTGCFPEAKTCLFSAP